From a region of the Phragmites australis chromosome 21, lpPhrAust1.1, whole genome shotgun sequence genome:
- the LOC133903273 gene encoding uncharacterized protein LOC133903273 has product MENPSYDQGSAPLPPARRSRTRRDPSVDEVYIVPPQDFAHTVQRLTGAACLAPTPSSRSSRSSPPESGPVAASAPPQPSTRPLPAPALSVSTPTATSMQEAYLAWCASNDVVLSPGTMAEMESGPVAASAPPQPSTRPLPAPALSVSTPTATSMQEAYLAWCASNNVVLSPGTMAEMERAAAKHS; this is encoded by the coding sequence ATGGAAAACCCTAGCTATGATCAAGGGTcggcgccgctgccgccggcgaGGCGGAGCCGGACGAGGCGAGACCCCAGCGTTGACGAGGTGTACATCGTTCCACCCCAGGACTTCGCGCACACCGTGCAGAGGCTCACCGGCGCCGCCTGCCTAGCTCCAACGCcaagcagcaggagcagcagatcATCGCCACCGGAGTCGGGCCCCGTGGCTGCTTCAGCTCCTCCGCAGCCATCAACCCGACCGTTACCCGCCCCGGCATTGTCGGTGTCCACGCCCACCGCGACGTCCATGCAGGAAGCCTACCTGGCGTGGTGTGCCTCCAACGACGTCGTCCTCAGTCCCGGGACAATGGCGGAAATGGAGTCGGGCCCCGTGGCTGCTTCAGCTCCTCCGCAGCCATCAACCAGACCGTTACCCGCCCCGGCATTGTCGGTGTCGACGCCCACCGCGACGTCCATGCAGGAAGCCTACCTGGCGTGGTGCGCCTCCAACAACGTCGTCCTCAGTCCCGGGACAATGGCGGAAATGGAGCGCGCGGCGGCCAAacatagctag